A stretch of Castanea sativa cultivar Marrone di Chiusa Pesio chromosome 2, ASM4071231v1 DNA encodes these proteins:
- the LOC142623961 gene encoding uncharacterized protein LOC142623961 yields the protein MGKRSSQRKSAESLGTNDDDCVSSSSADMSKLTQASGTEAVQQDSSLDSWLEALYEKRGSTREKALSLIIEAFTKNLQHQFVEKNFVTLLHQYLHSIKRGSAKEICLAARAIGLLAMTTNCEDKAHELLEESLRPLSEALKSGSEISKISHIIECLAVITFIGDNDGEESEGVMQIIWEFICQKTGSKSKLSPAVITTAISSWSFILSNAKGWCLNSKNWQEAVSHFSTLLEKDDRSVRIAAGEALAILFEIGCPKIKKDYADAIQQLEWKILYQVEDLSREAGGRGSNKEDLGSQRNLFRDLLKFLKDGSCPETSMKIGGDLLNTDTWSELIQLNFLKHFLGERFSKYMQENELLRSLFKVTLMKKHMSSGEKKLQKSQFASWHKEMTRALNRERNSSQLAKSGHFAARGSEW from the exons ATGGGGAAGC GTAGTAGTCAGCGAAAGAGTGCCGAATCTTTGGGCACCAATGATGATGATTGTGTGAGTTCTTCATCTGCTGACATGTCAAAGCTGACACAGGCATCAGGGACAGAAGCTGTGCAGCAGGACAGCTCTCTTGATTCATGGCTAGAAGCACTATATGAGAAAAG GGGATCCACAAGGGAGAAAGCATTGTCATTAATCATTGAAGCTTTTACCAAAAACTTGCAGCATCAGTTTGTGGAAAAGAA CTTTGTTACATTGCTTCATCAATACCTGCATTCCATCAAGCGAGGATCTGCCAAAGAAATATGTTTAGCAGCCCGTGCTATAG GGTTGCTGGCTATGACCACTAATTGTGAGGATAAAGCACATGAACTGTTAGAAGAGTCACTTCGCCCTCTTTCGGAAGCTCTTAAATCTGGGTCTGAGATATCAAAGATTTCACAT ATAATCGAGTGCTTGGCTGTCATAACCTTTATTGGTGATAATGATGGAGAGGAATCAGAAGGTGTGATGCAAATTATTTGGGAGTTTATTTGTCAAAAAACAGGTTCTAAG AGTAAACTATCACCAGCTGTGATAACAACTGCCATATCTTCCTGGTCATTTATTCTCTCAAATGCTAAAGGCTGGTGCCTTAATTCCAAAAACTGGCAAGA GGCAGTTTCTCACTTTTCAACATTACTAGAGAAGGATGATCGATCTGTTCGCATTGCAGCTGGTGAAGCATTAGCTATACTATTTGAGATTGGATGCCCCAAAATTAAGAAGGATTATGCTGATGCTATTCAACAATTGGAGTGGAAAATTCTGTATCAAGTTGAAGACCTTTCCAGAGAAGCTGGAGGCAGAGGTTCCAATAAGGAAGATCTTGGCAGCCAGCGGAATTTGTTTCGGGATCTTCTGAAATttctaaaa GATGGTTCTTGTCCTGAAACATCAATGAAGATAGGTGGAGATTTGCTTAACACAGATACGTGGTCTGAGTTGATACAG TTGAACTTTTTGAAGCATTTTCTGGGTGAGAGATTTTCCAAGTACATGCAG GAAAATGAATTGCTTCGCTCTCTATTTAAGGTCACATTAATGAAAAAGCATATGTCCAGCGGTGAAAAG AAATTGCAGAAATCTCAATTTGCTAGTTGGCACAAGGAAATGACTCGAGCACTAAACAGGGAACGAAACTCGTCACAG CTGGCAAAATCTGGACATTTTGCTGCTCGTGGTAGCGAATGGTAG
- the LOC142625710 gene encoding BTB/POZ and TAZ domain-containing protein 4: MGTMDNIIEVSPLADERVAPMAPPLPGTATSSYNQKGYLMNGSQQRGYCCVSTSTKELWDRLFDEGYRADVSINTDNGGTIYAHSNILGMASPVIKGMLKKSKRRGWQRSISIPGVPHDAVRAFIRFLYSSCYEKEDMEEFVLPLLVLSHAYVVPELKQVCVQQLEQGLLTIENVIDIFQLALLCDAPRLSFICHRMILRNIKAVSATEGWQAMKQSHPILERVLLQSKIDEDNRQKDRVRKINEGKIYLQLYEAMEALVHICRDGCRTIGPHDKDFKANQSPCDYAACKGLELLVRHFAACKLRVPGGCIHCKRMWQLLELHSRLCDNSDICKVPLCRTFREKIRRQSKKDEIKWRILVKKILRTKTIAGAPFFSSAIASST; the protein is encoded by the exons ATGGGAACGATGGACAACATCATTGAGGTTTCTCCTCTAGCTGATGAGAGAGTTGCTCCAATGGCACCTCCATTGCCTGGTACAGCAACAAGCAGTTATAATCAGAAGGGGTACCTGATGAATGGATCACAGCAAAGGGGATACTGCTGTGTCTCTACATCTACAAAAGAGTTGTGGGATCGCCTCTTTGATGAAGGTTATAGGGCTGATGTTTCTATTAATACCGACAATGGTGGCACCATCTATGCGCATTCTAATATTCTT GGCATGGCTTCTCCTGTGATAAAAGGCATgttaaagaaatcaaaaaggCGTGGTTGGCAGAGATCAATTTCAATCCCTGGTGTTCCACATGATGCAGTTAGAGCTTTTATTCGATTCTTGTACTCCTCCTG TTATGAGAAAGAAGATATGGAGGAATTCGTCTTGCCTTTGTTGGTGCTGTCACATGCATATGTGGTTCCTGAGTTGAAGCAAGTATGCGTGCAACAACTAGAGCAGGGTTTGCTTACCATAGAGAATGTAATTGACATCTTTCAACTTGCATTATTGTGTGATGCCCCTAGGCTTAGCTTCATTTGTCACCGTATGATTCTGAGGAACATTAAAGCTGTCTCTGCTACTGAGGGATGGCAAGCAATGAAGCAATCCCACCCAATATTAGAGAGGGTACTTCTGCAGTCAAAAATTGATGAAGATAAT AGGCAAAAGGATCGGGTCAGAAAGATAAATGAAGGAAAGATTTATTTGCAATTATATGAGGCAATGGAGGCTCTTGTCCACATATGCAGAGATGGTTGTCGGACAATTGGGCCACATGATAAGGACTTCAAAGCAAACCAGTCACCCTGTGATTATGCAGCCTGTAAGGGACTGGAATTGCTTGTACGTCATTTTGCTGCTTGCAAATTGAGGGTTCCTGGCGGTTGTATTCATTGCAAGAGAATGTGGCAGCTATTGGAGTTACACTCCCGGCTTTGTGACAATTCTGATATCTGTAAGGTTCCTTTGTGCAG GACCTTTAGGGAGAAAATTAGGAGACAGAGCAAGAAGGATGAGATTAAGTGGAGAATActtgtgaaaaaaatattgagaacAAAGACCATCGCTGGAGCACCATTTTTTTCATCGGCCATTGCTAGCTCTACATGA